From the genome of Schaalia dentiphila ATCC 17982, one region includes:
- the glgX gene encoding glycogen debranching protein GlgX: protein MSERSGSSSVPTVRVTKPNPVPTRLGVFPSGDGLDVAVVARAASGVDMCIFDEAGAEIRFALLGPKTGIWHGHIPGYGAGTRYGFRVHGTWDPDGGQFYNSHKLLLDPYGRGLDGVVDMKPAVYAHCVDEDLYPSEYPLRRSPIDSAPYMPRSVVVEPSFPIAPQPHVPWETTVIYEIHVKGFTKNMPGIPAELRGTYAGLAHPASVSYLKDLGITAVELLPIHAKCDEPFLTERGLTNYWGYSTLSFFAPEPSYATEASRERGAQAVVDEFRGMVSLLHQAGIEVILDVVYNHTCEGGDAGPSLSWRGLDSDMYYRHTSSRPVQTIDVTGTGNTINVDHPKTIQMVLDSLRYWVREMGVDGFRFDLAATLGRFSTGFSPMHPLLIAMATDDVLAHSKLIAEPWDVGPGGWQTGNFPVPFSEWNDHYRGALRNFWLADVRAQASGHVVSGPNDLATRLSGSQDVFEHGLGRLRGPRASINFVTAHDGFTLADLTAYDRKHNTANLENNRDGSDDNRSWNHGVEGTLASNGTHPSADTPYAILSDMTIADLRSRSQRNILATMFVSSGTPMLTGGDEFGRTQYGNNNAYCQDDPISWVDWDLAESQHAQIDAVSWLIALRKAHPVLRPDRFATGTPHNGDTIADLSWYTAQGTPMPDYGWTDWRHRTFQMLRSGVTWGDRDALIIINANLDSAEVTLPEGHDLDWLVAYSTVWATPAEGGVGSTLNPAELSLEVEHVTPRSTLTIEPLSVTILLSDVAFRPES from the coding sequence ATGTCCGAGCGTTCCGGCTCGTCCAGCGTCCCCACCGTGCGCGTCACCAAACCTAATCCCGTTCCCACCCGTCTGGGGGTTTTCCCGTCGGGCGACGGTCTCGATGTCGCCGTGGTCGCCAGGGCCGCCTCCGGCGTGGACATGTGCATCTTCGACGAGGCCGGGGCTGAGATCCGCTTCGCTCTGCTCGGCCCGAAGACCGGCATCTGGCACGGTCACATCCCCGGATACGGTGCGGGGACCCGCTACGGTTTCCGCGTGCACGGCACCTGGGATCCGGACGGTGGCCAGTTCTATAACTCGCACAAGCTTCTCCTCGACCCCTACGGCCGAGGCCTCGACGGCGTGGTGGACATGAAGCCTGCGGTCTACGCGCACTGTGTAGACGAGGACCTCTACCCCTCCGAATACCCGCTGCGCCGCTCCCCCATTGACTCCGCTCCGTACATGCCGCGCTCGGTCGTCGTGGAGCCCTCCTTCCCGATCGCTCCGCAGCCTCACGTTCCGTGGGAGACCACCGTCATCTACGAGATCCACGTCAAGGGCTTCACGAAGAACATGCCCGGCATACCCGCGGAGCTGCGCGGCACCTACGCGGGCCTGGCTCACCCGGCCTCCGTGTCCTACCTGAAGGACCTGGGCATCACCGCCGTCGAGCTGCTGCCCATCCACGCGAAGTGCGACGAGCCTTTCCTCACAGAACGAGGCCTGACGAACTACTGGGGCTACTCCACCCTCTCCTTCTTCGCCCCCGAGCCCTCCTACGCCACCGAAGCCTCGCGCGAGCGCGGCGCCCAGGCGGTCGTCGACGAGTTCCGCGGCATGGTCTCGCTCCTGCACCAGGCGGGCATCGAGGTCATCCTCGACGTTGTCTACAACCACACGTGTGAGGGCGGCGACGCCGGTCCATCCCTGTCCTGGCGCGGCCTCGACTCCGACATGTACTACCGTCATACCTCCTCGCGTCCAGTCCAGACGATCGACGTGACGGGCACGGGCAACACCATCAACGTGGACCATCCGAAGACCATTCAGATGGTGCTGGATTCGCTGCGCTACTGGGTCCGCGAGATGGGCGTGGATGGTTTCCGCTTCGACCTGGCGGCCACGCTCGGCCGTTTCTCGACGGGCTTCAGCCCCATGCACCCGCTCCTCATCGCGATGGCGACGGACGACGTCCTGGCCCACTCGAAGCTGATCGCCGAGCCGTGGGACGTCGGCCCGGGCGGCTGGCAGACGGGTAACTTCCCGGTGCCCTTCTCCGAGTGGAACGACCACTACCGCGGCGCCCTGCGTAACTTCTGGCTGGCGGACGTGCGCGCCCAGGCCTCGGGCCATGTCGTCTCCGGCCCGAACGATCTGGCGACCCGCCTGTCCGGTTCCCAGGACGTCTTCGAGCACGGCCTGGGTCGTCTGCGCGGCCCCCGCGCCTCGATCAACTTTGTGACCGCCCACGACGGCTTCACGCTCGCGGACCTGACCGCCTACGACCGCAAGCACAACACGGCGAACCTGGAGAACAACCGAGACGGATCGGACGACAACCGCTCGTGGAACCATGGCGTGGAGGGCACGCTTGCTTCGAACGGCACACACCCGAGCGCCGACACCCCCTATGCGATCCTCTCCGACATGACGATCGCCGACCTGCGTTCCCGTTCCCAGCGCAACATCCTGGCCACCATGTTCGTCTCTTCGGGTACACCGATGCTGACAGGCGGCGACGAGTTCGGCCGCACCCAGTACGGCAACAACAACGCCTACTGCCAGGACGACCCGATCTCATGGGTCGACTGGGACCTGGCCGAGAGCCAGCACGCGCAGATCGACGCCGTCTCCTGGCTGATCGCCCTGCGCAAGGCCCACCCGGTTCTGCGTCCCGACCGCTTCGCCACGGGCACCCCCCATAACGGTGACACGATCGCCGATCTGTCGTGGTACACCGCCCAGGGCACGCCCATGCCGGACTACGGCTGGACGGACTGGCGCCACCGCACGTTCCAAATGCTGCGCTCGGGCGTGACATGGGGCGACCGCGACGCGCTCATCATCATCAACGCGAACCTGGACAGCGCCGAGGTCACCCTGCCCGAGGGCCATGACCTGGACTGGCTCGTCGCCTACTCGACCGTGTGGGCCACTCCTGCCGAGGGCGGCGTCGGCTCCACGCTCAACCCGGCTGAGCTTTCTCTCGAGGTCGAGCACGTGACCCCGCGTTCGACGCTGACGATCGAGCCTCTCTCCGTCACCATCCTGCTCTCCGACGTGGCGTTCCGGCCCGAGAGCTGA
- the trpS gene encoding tryptophan--tRNA ligase, whose product MTRSEDALETATSDASLARSKARSAEIDLAIDQDPSRFRILTGDRPTGHLHLGHYFGTLRNRVLLQNRGVETWVLVADYQVITDRDGVGPIRERVLGLVADYLAAGIDAERSTIFNHSAVPALNQLMLPFLSLVTESELHRNPTVKAELEATEGRAMTGLMLTYPVHQAADILFCKANIVPVGQDQLPHLEQARLIAQRFDKRYGRATPERPVFPRPEALLSEVPLLLGTDGQKMSKSRGNTIELRMTADETAKILKKAKTDAERRITFDPEGRPEVSNLLMLASLATGEAPEAIADHIGDAGAGMLKSLVTESLNEMLAPLRERRAELIANEDYLLSVLHAGNERANEQADQTLSEVRTAMQMVY is encoded by the coding sequence ATGACTCGCAGTGAAGATGCCCTGGAAACCGCAACCTCTGATGCCTCGCTGGCCCGCTCGAAGGCCCGCAGCGCCGAGATCGACCTGGCGATTGACCAGGACCCCTCGCGTTTCCGCATCCTCACGGGTGACCGCCCGACCGGCCATCTGCACCTGGGCCACTACTTCGGCACGCTGCGTAACCGCGTGCTCCTGCAGAACCGCGGCGTTGAGACCTGGGTTCTGGTCGCCGACTACCAGGTGATCACCGACCGCGACGGCGTGGGTCCAATCCGTGAGCGCGTCCTCGGCCTCGTCGCCGATTACCTGGCCGCGGGCATTGACGCTGAGCGCTCCACGATCTTTAACCACTCGGCGGTTCCGGCACTCAACCAGCTGATGCTGCCCTTCCTCTCCCTGGTCACCGAGTCGGAGCTGCACCGCAACCCGACCGTGAAGGCCGAGCTGGAGGCCACCGAGGGCCGCGCGATGACGGGCCTTATGCTGACCTACCCGGTCCACCAGGCCGCCGACATCCTCTTCTGCAAGGCGAATATCGTACCCGTGGGCCAGGACCAGCTCCCCCACCTGGAGCAGGCTCGCCTGATCGCCCAGCGCTTCGACAAACGCTACGGCCGCGCCACCCCCGAGCGCCCCGTCTTCCCTCGGCCTGAGGCCCTCCTGTCCGAGGTCCCGCTGCTGCTGGGCACGGACGGCCAGAAGATGTCGAAGTCGCGCGGCAACACGATCGAGCTTCGTATGACCGCGGACGAGACCGCGAAGATCCTCAAGAAGGCAAAGACCGACGCAGAGCGCCGCATCACCTTCGATCCCGAGGGCCGTCCCGAGGTCTCCAACCTCCTGATGCTGGCCTCCCTGGCCACAGGCGAGGCTCCCGAGGCGATCGCGGACCATATCGGCGATGCGGGCGCCGGCATGCTCAAGTCCCTCGTCACCGAGTCCCTCAACGAGATGCTCGCTCCCCTACGCGAGCGCCGCGCCGAGCTCATCGCGAACGAGGACTACCTGCTGTCCGTCCTGCACGCAGGCAACGAGCGCGCCAACGAACAGGCCGACCAAACCCTGTCCGAGGTGCGCACCGCCATGCAGATGGTCTACTGA
- a CDS encoding maltotransferase domain-containing protein, which yields MSEKLLPRIPIIEVFPVIEDGTLPAKATEGEPFPIRATVFREGHDAFAAEAVLLRPDGGEYSRTRMVDIAPGLDRYEAWVAADTPGAWSFRVDSWSDPYATWRHDATVKVGAGVDVELMLEEGALLMERAAEGTAYGNPSQKRPPASDIDVLTDAARRLRDTSHSAQQRLSAGISSRVRLIFRDHPLRDLLDSSRVYPLDVARTKALAGAWYEIFPRSAGAFQRPDGTWVSGTLAGAAKDLPRIAGMGFDVVYLTPIHPIGTTHRKGKNNSLEAAPSDPGSPYGIGSPEGGHDAIHPELGDFADFDRFVERARGLGLEVALDLALQCSPDHPWVKEHPEWFTTRADGTIAYAENPPKKYQDIYPLNFDNDPEGIYQAVRDIIELWINHGVTIFRVDNPHTKPIPFWERLLADIKAQYPGTLFLAEAFTRPAMMRTLGAIGFDQSYTYFAWRTEKEEIEEYLREVSEETAHLIRPTFWPTTHDILTPQMWDGGTAIFAIRAMLAALGAPTWGIYSGYEFVENEPRGTYQEPNDNEKYEFRPRHWEDAEPIGISRLFTLLNAARTKHPALRQLHQIRIHPTSSDRLIAFSRQVPGRFTADGKPDTVICVISLDPHNGVDATVELDLEAMGLATPGGHITVVDELDGRSYVWGSSNWVSLSPVTRLGHVFKVEPAHSSPWAQAS from the coding sequence GTGAGCGAGAAACTGTTGCCCCGTATCCCGATCATTGAAGTGTTCCCCGTCATCGAAGACGGCACGCTTCCCGCCAAGGCGACCGAAGGCGAGCCTTTCCCCATTCGTGCGACCGTGTTCCGCGAAGGACACGACGCATTCGCCGCCGAGGCTGTCCTGCTGCGCCCGGACGGGGGTGAATACTCCCGCACGCGCATGGTGGACATCGCCCCCGGCCTCGACCGGTACGAGGCCTGGGTGGCCGCCGACACCCCCGGCGCATGGTCCTTCCGCGTGGACTCCTGGTCGGATCCCTACGCGACGTGGCGCCACGACGCGACCGTGAAGGTCGGCGCCGGCGTCGACGTCGAGCTCATGCTCGAGGAGGGCGCCCTCCTCATGGAGCGCGCGGCCGAAGGCACCGCCTACGGCAACCCCTCCCAGAAGCGCCCCCCGGCCTCGGACATTGACGTCCTGACCGACGCGGCGCGCCGCCTGCGCGACACCAGCCATTCCGCCCAGCAGCGCCTCTCCGCGGGCATCTCCTCGCGCGTGCGCCTGATCTTCCGCGACCACCCGCTGCGTGACCTGCTGGATTCCTCCCGCGTCTACCCGCTTGACGTAGCCCGCACGAAGGCCCTGGCGGGCGCATGGTACGAGATCTTCCCACGCTCCGCAGGCGCCTTCCAGCGCCCCGACGGCACGTGGGTCTCCGGCACTCTCGCGGGCGCCGCCAAGGACCTGCCGCGCATCGCCGGCATGGGCTTCGACGTCGTCTACCTGACCCCGATCCACCCGATCGGCACGACGCACCGCAAGGGCAAGAACAACTCCCTGGAGGCCGCTCCCAGCGATCCGGGTTCGCCCTACGGCATCGGCTCCCCCGAGGGTGGCCACGACGCCATCCATCCCGAGCTCGGCGACTTCGCCGACTTCGACCGCTTCGTTGAGCGCGCCCGAGGCCTCGGCCTGGAGGTCGCTCTCGACCTGGCCCTCCAGTGCTCCCCCGACCACCCGTGGGTCAAGGAGCACCCCGAGTGGTTCACAACCCGCGCCGACGGCACCATCGCGTATGCGGAAAACCCACCGAAGAAGTACCAGGACATCTACCCCCTGAACTTCGACAACGACCCGGAGGGCATCTACCAGGCCGTGCGCGACATCATCGAGCTGTGGATCAACCACGGCGTGACGATCTTCCGCGTCGACAACCCGCACACGAAGCCCATCCCCTTCTGGGAGCGCCTGCTGGCCGACATCAAGGCTCAGTACCCGGGCACACTCTTCCTGGCCGAGGCCTTCACGCGCCCCGCCATGATGCGTACCCTCGGCGCGATCGGCTTCGACCAGTCCTACACGTACTTCGCGTGGAGGACCGAGAAGGAGGAGATCGAGGAGTACCTGCGCGAGGTCTCCGAAGAGACGGCACACCTCATACGCCCGACCTTCTGGCCCACGACGCACGACATCCTCACCCCGCAGATGTGGGACGGTGGCACGGCCATCTTCGCGATCCGTGCGATGCTCGCAGCCCTGGGGGCGCCCACGTGGGGCATCTACTCCGGCTACGAATTCGTCGAGAACGAGCCCCGTGGCACCTACCAGGAACCCAACGACAACGAAAAATACGAGTTCCGCCCCCGCCACTGGGAGGACGCCGAGCCGATCGGCATCTCGCGTCTCTTCACGCTGCTCAACGCCGCGCGAACCAAGCACCCTGCGCTGCGCCAGCTCCACCAGATCCGCATCCACCCGACGTCCTCGGATCGCCTCATCGCGTTCTCGCGTCAGGTGCCCGGAAGGTTCACGGCAGACGGCAAGCCCGACACCGTCATCTGCGTGATCTCCCTGGATCCGCACAACGGCGTGGACGCCACGGTCGAGCTCGATCTGGAGGCGATGGGCCTGGCGACCCCGGGTGGTCACATTACGGTCGTCGACGAGCTGGACGGACGCTCCTACGTGTGGGGCTCGTCCAACTGGGTGTCGCTGTCCCCCGTGACGCGCCTCGGCCACGTCTTCAAGGTCGAGCCCGCGCATTCTTCGCCCTGGGCACAGGCCTCATGA
- the glgB gene encoding 1,4-alpha-glucan branching protein GlgB, with amino-acid sequence MSFELTPIPVNDDILDAVASGSYYSPHSVLGAHLGDDGVTIRVVAHLADAVDIITPTGAYAATHERGGIWVAALPGKEITAYRVSVTYGEDTIVRDDPYRYLPTLGEMDTYLISEGRHEDLWKVLGAHVKTYTDELGETTGTAFAVWAPNARAVRVVGEFNYWDGTQTSMRSLGSSGVWEIFVPEVGVGARYKFEIQGPGGNWFEKADPMARATEIPPATASVVTDYFHEWSDQEWMQARRERNVHDGPMSIYEVHAGSWRQGLGYRELADELVPYVKQMGFTHVEFMPLAEHPFGGSWGYQVTSYYAPSSRYGTPDDFRYLVDAFHREGIGVILDWVPAHFPKDDFALARFDGTPLYEDPDPLRGEHPDWGTYVFNFGRREVRNFLVANALYWLEDFHIDGLRVDAVASMLYLDYSRKDGQWRPNQYGGRENLEAIEFIQEANATAYRRHPGIVMIAEESTAWPGVTAPTSGGGLGYGMKWNMGWMNDTLRYLSEDPVNRRWHHGELTFSLVYAFSENYVLPLSHDEVVHGKGSLISKMPGDKWQRLAGLRSLYAYQWSHPGKQLLFMGQEIGQEQEWNESYSLDWWLLDQEGHAGVAALVERLNKIYASSPAMWDDDYTGFEWIDASDGDHNLISYLRKGSDDAGNREVVVCISNFAGNPHEGYRVGLPFGGEWVEILNTDSEEFGGSGVVNVGTIIAEDTPWNGRPVSASLRVPPLGAVWLVPTSQVR; translated from the coding sequence ATGAGCTTCGAACTTACGCCGATCCCGGTCAATGACGACATTCTCGACGCCGTTGCCTCAGGCTCGTACTACTCGCCCCACTCTGTGCTGGGCGCACACCTCGGTGACGACGGCGTCACCATCCGAGTTGTCGCGCACCTGGCCGACGCGGTCGACATCATCACTCCCACCGGTGCATACGCTGCCACGCACGAGCGCGGCGGCATCTGGGTTGCGGCCCTGCCCGGCAAGGAGATCACCGCCTACCGCGTGTCCGTCACCTACGGCGAGGACACGATCGTGCGCGACGATCCCTACCGCTACCTGCCCACCCTGGGCGAGATGGACACCTACCTGATCTCCGAGGGCCGCCACGAGGACCTGTGGAAGGTGCTGGGTGCCCACGTGAAGACCTACACCGACGAGCTGGGCGAGACCACCGGCACCGCCTTCGCCGTGTGGGCTCCCAACGCCCGCGCCGTGCGTGTCGTCGGCGAGTTCAACTACTGGGACGGCACGCAGACCTCCATGCGTTCGCTGGGTTCGTCCGGCGTGTGGGAGATCTTCGTTCCCGAGGTCGGCGTCGGCGCCCGCTACAAGTTCGAGATCCAGGGCCCCGGTGGCAACTGGTTCGAGAAGGCCGACCCGATGGCCCGCGCCACCGAGATTCCCCCGGCCACGGCCTCGGTCGTCACCGACTACTTCCACGAGTGGAGCGACCAGGAGTGGATGCAGGCTCGCCGTGAGCGCAACGTGCACGACGGCCCCATGTCCATCTACGAGGTCCACGCGGGCTCCTGGCGTCAGGGCCTGGGCTACCGCGAGCTGGCCGACGAGCTGGTCCCCTACGTCAAGCAGATGGGCTTTACGCACGTGGAGTTCATGCCGCTGGCCGAGCACCCCTTCGGTGGCTCGTGGGGCTACCAGGTGACCTCCTACTACGCGCCCTCCTCGCGCTACGGCACCCCGGACGACTTCCGCTACCTGGTGGACGCTTTCCACCGCGAGGGCATCGGCGTCATCTTGGACTGGGTCCCCGCCCACTTCCCCAAGGACGACTTCGCGCTGGCCCGCTTCGACGGCACCCCGCTGTACGAGGACCCGGACCCGCTGCGCGGCGAGCACCCCGACTGGGGCACCTACGTCTTCAACTTCGGCCGCCGCGAGGTGCGTAACTTCCTGGTCGCCAACGCCCTGTACTGGCTCGAGGACTTCCACATCGATGGCCTGCGCGTCGACGCCGTGGCCTCGATGCTGTACCTGGACTACTCGCGCAAGGATGGTCAGTGGCGTCCCAACCAGTACGGCGGGCGGGAGAACCTGGAGGCCATCGAGTTCATCCAGGAGGCGAACGCGACCGCCTACCGCCGCCACCCCGGCATCGTGATGATCGCCGAGGAGTCCACGGCATGGCCCGGCGTGACTGCCCCGACCTCGGGCGGCGGCCTCGGCTACGGCATGAAGTGGAACATGGGCTGGATGAACGACACCCTGCGCTACCTGAGCGAGGATCCGGTCAACCGCCGCTGGCACCACGGCGAGCTCACCTTCTCGCTGGTCTATGCCTTCTCCGAAAACTACGTGCTGCCGCTCTCGCACGACGAGGTTGTGCACGGCAAGGGCTCGCTCATCTCGAAGATGCCCGGCGACAAGTGGCAGCGCCTGGCGGGCCTGCGTTCGCTGTATGCCTACCAGTGGAGCCACCCGGGCAAGCAGCTCCTCTTCATGGGGCAGGAGATCGGCCAGGAGCAGGAGTGGAACGAGTCCTACTCCCTCGACTGGTGGCTCCTGGATCAGGAGGGTCACGCCGGCGTCGCGGCTCTGGTGGAGCGCCTCAACAAGATCTACGCCTCCTCCCCCGCCATGTGGGACGACGACTACACGGGCTTCGAGTGGATCGACGCCTCGGACGGCGACCACAACCTAATCTCCTACCTGCGTAAGGGATCGGACGATGCGGGGAACCGCGAGGTCGTCGTGTGCATCTCGAACTTTGCCGGCAACCCACACGAGGGCTACCGCGTGGGCCTGCCCTTCGGCGGCGAGTGGGTCGAGATCCTGAACACGGACTCCGAGGAGTTCGGCGGCTCGGGCGTCGTCAACGTCGGCACGATTATCGCCGAGGACACCCCGTGGAACGGCCGCCCGGTCTCCGCGTCGCTGCGCGTGCCGCCGCTGGGCGCGGTGTGGCTGGTGCCCACCTCGCAGGTGCGCTGA
- a CDS encoding tetratricopeptide repeat protein, whose protein sequence is MTTPDPRPASVATPMPADSHGAVDLSARASTPAPEESSAPAAGEGLHIPLITTTDEENFQDVMSTSQAVPVIMIMWSPRSLESKPALAMLEEIAREQAGKFQLVEVDIDKAPAIAQAFQIQGVPTVVALVGGRPVPLFQGAAAKEQVLPIITQVLDAAAQMGVTARIAVAAKDTVAPTPPEHEAPLAAEAAGNLDEAIAGWEKVIELNPRDEDAKSHLSRVRLAARSAQADATDPAAHADALFAAGDAAGAFDVLLDLLAASTDAEERDALRLRLLDLFRVAGSSPEVSTARTRLAMLLM, encoded by the coding sequence ATGACTACGCCTGACCCTCGTCCCGCATCCGTGGCGACGCCCATGCCCGCAGACTCGCACGGAGCCGTCGACCTGTCGGCACGCGCGAGCACACCCGCTCCCGAGGAGTCCTCCGCTCCCGCAGCGGGGGAGGGCTTGCACATCCCGCTGATCACCACCACGGACGAGGAGAACTTCCAGGACGTCATGTCCACCTCCCAGGCCGTGCCGGTCATTATGATCATGTGGTCGCCGCGTTCGCTCGAGTCCAAGCCGGCACTGGCCATGCTCGAGGAGATCGCGCGCGAGCAGGCGGGAAAGTTCCAGCTGGTCGAGGTCGACATTGACAAGGCGCCCGCGATCGCTCAGGCATTCCAGATCCAAGGTGTGCCCACGGTTGTCGCCCTCGTCGGCGGGCGCCCCGTTCCGCTGTTCCAGGGCGCGGCTGCTAAGGAACAGGTGCTTCCCATCATCACGCAGGTGCTCGATGCAGCCGCCCAGATGGGCGTCACGGCGCGCATCGCCGTGGCTGCCAAGGACACCGTCGCCCCGACCCCGCCCGAGCACGAGGCGCCCCTGGCCGCCGAGGCCGCCGGGAACCTCGACGAGGCCATCGCCGGCTGGGAGAAGGTTATCGAGCTGAATCCGCGCGACGAGGACGCGAAGTCTCACCTGTCCCGCGTGCGACTGGCGGCCCGCAGCGCGCAGGCCGACGCCACCGATCCCGCCGCACACGCAGATGCGCTGTTCGCCGCGGGCGACGCCGCCGGAGCTTTTGACGTGCTGCTAGACCTGCTCGCAGCCTCCACGGATGCCGAGGAGCGCGACGCGCTGCGCCTGCGTCTCCTGGATCTATTCCGCGTTGCCGGTTCATCCCCGGAGGTCTCCACGGCGCGCACGCGCCTGGCGATGCTCCTCATGTGA
- a CDS encoding N-acetylglucosamine-6-phosphate deacetylase — translation MTTSVLRGRLVLEDTVVEDGIIEFDGVTITRVCAVSEYEGEVPEASDLTYLPGLVDVHCHGGGGESFPNAETAEAALVAVLEHRRHGTTSLVASCVTASAEVLRARAKTLAELAKADELAGIHFEGPFVSHERCGAQDPTYIVDPDADLTRTLIEDCQGYALSMTLAPEKPNAYGPGSVAEALIDGGALPSWGHTDSNSVKAREALAYSRERFAQVETKRGPRATITHLFNGMRPLHHRDTGPIAEFLSDAARGGAVAELICDSVHVDPSLVRDVYELVGREHVVLITDAMAAAGMADGEYTLGPQDVIVKDGVARLAHGNSIAGGTAHLMDCVRVAVTKGGIPLVDAVYMASAQGATILGDDTIGSLAAGKKADIVEVDSDLDVRRVWRRGTVVA, via the coding sequence ATGACTACTTCTGTGTTGCGTGGCCGTCTGGTTCTGGAAGATACCGTCGTTGAGGATGGAATTATCGAGTTTGACGGCGTGACTATTACCCGTGTGTGTGCCGTTTCCGAGTACGAGGGTGAGGTGCCCGAAGCCAGCGATTTGACCTACCTGCCCGGCCTCGTCGATGTGCACTGCCACGGCGGCGGCGGAGAGTCCTTCCCCAACGCTGAGACCGCCGAGGCAGCTCTCGTTGCTGTCCTCGAGCATCGCCGTCACGGCACAACCTCCCTGGTCGCATCCTGCGTGACCGCCTCCGCCGAGGTGCTGCGTGCGCGCGCGAAGACCCTGGCTGAGCTGGCGAAGGCCGACGAACTCGCCGGCATCCACTTCGAGGGTCCCTTCGTTTCCCACGAACGCTGCGGCGCCCAGGACCCGACCTACATCGTCGATCCTGACGCGGACCTGACGCGCACCCTCATCGAGGACTGCCAGGGGTACGCACTGTCCATGACGCTGGCCCCCGAGAAGCCGAATGCCTACGGCCCCGGCTCGGTCGCCGAGGCCCTCATCGACGGGGGAGCGCTGCCTTCCTGGGGGCACACTGACTCCAACTCCGTGAAGGCTCGCGAGGCCCTGGCCTACTCGCGCGAGCGTTTCGCGCAGGTGGAGACCAAGCGCGGCCCGCGTGCGACGATTACCCACCTGTTCAACGGCATGCGCCCGCTGCACCACCGCGACACCGGCCCGATCGCCGAGTTCCTCTCGGACGCCGCTCGCGGCGGTGCCGTCGCCGAGCTAATCTGCGACTCCGTCCACGTCGATCCGTCCCTTGTGCGTGACGTGTACGAACTGGTCGGCCGCGAGCACGTCGTTCTCATCACCGATGCGATGGCGGCCGCCGGCATGGCCGATGGTGAATACACGCTCGGCCCCCAGGACGTCATCGTGAAGGACGGCGTCGCTCGCCTGGCTCACGGCAACTCCATCGCGGGTGGCACGGCGCACCTCATGGACTGCGTGCGCGTAGCCGTCACCAAGGGCGGGATCCCGCTCGTTGATGCCGTGTACATGGCCTCCGCTCAGGGAGCCACGATTCTGGGCGACGACACGATCGGCTCGCTGGCGGCCGGAAAGAAGGCCGACATCGTCGAGGTCGACTCTGACCTCGACGTGCGCCGCGTCTGGCGACGTGGCACTGTGGTTGCGTGA
- a CDS encoding DNA glycosylase AlkZ-like family protein, whose protein sequence is MEASRRVSLGRIIAQGLVPATAARSPLDAVENLAALQGQQASAIPWAIGVRCAGVSRARVEESFARGELVRSWPMRGTIHATSARDHHWLRRLLRHRRASWERQALALGLTAALVERAAQVACDLLETSPLGVSRAELVEAWGSSGIDTVTASSSQGGLRRRHLIMRLHVDGVLTAGPVRAGEHLIVDARSLPAAPGVAKGEPGHEEALAVLAARYAWGHGPVDEADLARWTGLTLTEARRALAGARVAGENVGLPLAECGGGLARADLTDLVEDFRAEAEAMLALPSFDELHGGYKDRSCLTDEAGEALICAAKNGMFRPIAVAGGRVVAVRAPGSQVVTADGCGTYEESARRAFGDWEKWLSETQQ, encoded by the coding sequence ATGGAGGCATCCCGTCGGGTGAGCCTGGGGAGAATCATCGCCCAAGGACTCGTCCCTGCGACCGCGGCGCGTTCCCCGCTGGACGCCGTTGAGAATCTGGCGGCACTGCAAGGTCAGCAGGCGAGCGCGATCCCCTGGGCGATTGGCGTGCGCTGCGCGGGTGTGTCGCGCGCTCGCGTCGAGGAGTCGTTCGCGCGCGGTGAGCTGGTTCGATCTTGGCCAATGCGCGGCACCATTCACGCGACGAGCGCCCGCGACCACCATTGGCTGCGCCGACTGCTGCGTCACCGCCGTGCGTCGTGGGAACGCCAGGCGCTTGCTCTGGGCCTCACTGCTGCTCTCGTCGAGCGTGCGGCGCAGGTTGCGTGTGACCTGCTGGAGACCTCACCCCTGGGAGTGAGCCGCGCCGAGCTTGTCGAGGCGTGGGGCAGTAGTGGGATCGATACAGTGACGGCTTCTTCCTCACAGGGCGGGCTACGGCGCCGCCACCTCATCATGCGCCTCCATGTGGATGGTGTGCTCACCGCGGGGCCCGTGCGCGCGGGTGAACACCTGATCGTTGACGCGCGCTCACTTCCGGCCGCCCCCGGGGTCGCGAAAGGAGAGCCCGGGCACGAAGAAGCCCTCGCGGTCCTGGCAGCGCGTTACGCCTGGGGGCACGGTCCCGTCGACGAGGCCGACCTGGCTAGGTGGACCGGGTTGACTCTCACCGAAGCGCGTCGAGCGTTGGCTGGAGCGCGCGTGGCGGGGGAGAACGTGGGCCTTCCTCTTGCAGAATGTGGAGGCGGTCTGGCTCGTGCGGATCTCACAGATCTCGTGGAAGACTTCCGTGCTGAGGCGGAGGCGATGCTCGCGCTGCCCTCATTTGATGAGCTGCATGGCGGTTATAAGGACCGTTCCTGTCTGACGGACGAGGCGGGCGAGGCTTTGATCTGCGCGGCGAAGAACGGCATGTTCCGTCCGATTGCTGTCGCAGGTGGACGCGTGGTTGCCGTGCGTGCTCCCGGCAGCCAGGTTGTGACTGCCGACGGCTGCGGGACCTATGAGGAATCGGCGCGACGGGCGTTCGGCGACTGGGAGAAATGGTTGTCCGAGACGCAGCAGTGA